TTAAAAGGGTCATGGGACAGGACAACGGCTCAGAATATACCCATGTAAGGTTACTTTCCCTATCaccaaaggcagaaaaaagttGGCAGGACAAACCACCTTGCAAAGGAATATGAAGGGTTAGATAAGAGGAAATCTGCACAGGcattttaagtgaaaaaaacactgcaaaaacaaacaaaccaaccaccTGACTGATTATTATTTACACCTTTTAGATATGACCTGCTTTTAAAAAACTGGCCAAGTCGCTTTGATCAACAACTTCTCACAGCTGACAGCACAATAGCATcaagccttttttcttccctttgaaaaTCACCCATCATAAAAGTTGCCGCCTAGGCACCCTCCCTTTCGCTCCCACTTAGGTGGGTGGGGAAGCAGTAAAACCTGCCACAAAGTGGTGCAGCTACCGGAACACCAGAACATGTCTCCATGCATGTCACAAGTAGCGCTCCAGGGCTGTGTGATTTGCTTTAAGTACAGCTGTTCAGATGCCAGCTATGAGCATGAAATCTTATCTCTAAGCAGTCTCATTTCATGTAGTCCAACAACCAGCCTTTCGCCTTGAAGTTTAAGGAGAGTCAGCCTAAATAAAGCTACAAGTGAGAGAGAAGGAAACCATGAATGCAGCAGGTGCCTCCATGGCATATTGCTTACCAAACCTTATTGAAATCTCACTGACACAAACCTTACTGCATCCGTGGCTCAGAGGAgcagaaacacaaaagaaaaacctttaagAAAAGTAtcaaaaaaagggaaaggaagaaaaagaagaattacaCATAGAAAGACGACTGTGAGCTTAATGCCTAGCCTGGgtgtgaaaaagcaaataatctgCTGGGGGTCAAGAAGCTTCTGTAGGAGGAAAGAATcagtaaaggaaaaggaaaaaaaaaggcagaaaaataaaattactgacACAGGAATAAGGACATCTCAGGCACTCTTCAGACAAAACCATGGGCATGCTGGAAGCAGAAAGCCTCTTCTGGGTCACGACTTTCCTCCCAGAAGAACAGTTTGTGGTGGTTATGCCCAGGCACCAGACACACACTGTGGGACAGCTATTCTACAAAACATCTTTCACAGTTCCAAGGACTGCTGAAAaagcactgctgccttctctgaCCTCCTGCACATGCACatttctgcagccagcagtcCCAGCGTGCTTGTGAGGCTTGCCAGACAAGTGCCCCACTACAGCTTGTGACAGCACGCAAGGAAAAGACATCAGAGCTCAACTTCTAAGAAGGTGACAtctaaagctttaaaaaaaagtgaTTGACTATCAGTACTGATTCTCTAATACACATTTGCTTCCCTCTGAGTTTTTCCTCAGTCACCAGATGTTTAGAAGTCTCTAACAAGCTTTTCTATACATCCTCTAGACAGAAATACAGCCTACTCCAAGCATACCAAGATTCCTGTTATACCCTAACTCATTCTACTTACTACATTAGAGTAAGGAAATGACACCTGATTCATTTAAAGTCACTTCAGATGGTAGCAGGTACAGCAAAACTTGCGCTCGTACTTCTCCCCCCATCAAGTACTTATTGACTGGAGCTGAGCAAAAGCAATTACAAGACAGACAAGAAGAAACAGAGCTACAGCCTGTATTCTCTAGAATCCAGGCTTAAGGTGGAAGGAGGGCTCACGTTCTAGAGTTTGAGACACCAAAACCAGTTCCAGACATCTAAGCAGAATCAGCCATCAGCCAGCCTTACACACTCACATCCAGCACGCCACGTGAGAATGAAttcctctgcatttcttccttgatGGCTGCCataaagcagaatgaaaagacTTACCTAGCAATTCTGCTGGTGACCTGCTAGGTTgaatacaaagcaaaactgacAAGCTAAGTGGCTAGACCTAGCTGAATACTCAAGGACTGCTGACAAGAGCACAGACACGACTTCATCTGGCATTGCACTAATTGCTTTCTCTTCAGTATAAACTAATATATTCCAGAAATTTTGCTATGTTAAATTTGTAATTCACAGCAATAGCTTCTTAAATTGAAACAATAGCTTGCAATTTCTAATAAAAAGCTGAATTCTGCAAAGAACAGTACAAAGTACTTAACTCTCTTCTAAGCTTATACATTTTCTTGGGCCATAAGGAAATCACATTTTTAACTCCATTATCTGCAGATTAATGAAACTAGAACTAGTTCCATTACCTCATTGGCAGTAACTCTGGCAAGGCTCGCAACTTAATTTAGCCAGTACTAAAACACAGCCTTCTCCACTGAATGAGAACCAAAACTGGATTCAGCCCCAAACTATTAGAGTTGCCACCTTAACTTTTCATCACTAACCCACTGTAACTTCACCACACCTATATTTCTCAGCAGGTCACGTAGCCTGCAAGTCTCACCGACAAACAGCAGGATAGCGCACACTATTTGCCATCACATGCAAGAGTCACCAGTTTGGATAACTGACTGACATACGTGTGTGGGTAAATGCTTTGCCTGCTTCTTTTCCAAGCTTCCCAGCAGGAAATATGATGGAGAAAAGTCAGTCTCTgccagaaacaaaaaccaaccagaGGGACTCCACTCTATTACACTCTTCCCTGAGGGCTTGTGAGGTTGAGCAGAAGGTGGAAGAATTTTTTCAACTCCGGCAATACATTTCTGCAAGGACTGTGCAGCgtttcccagcagcagccacgaCTGCTTGTGGCATCATACAGGAACACCAGCAACTACAACTCTACTGTTTTTTGTAGGAGAAGGTCTTGGCATACTTGGCCTTAACACTAGCTAAGGCATGCACTTAAAATGCATGATATGCACATCTGCCACTCAGATGCTATCTGCTTCCTCAGCACAGTTCAGATGTAGCAACTTAAGATATAGTAAACCCTGCTGCTGGTGTGCAGCTCAAGGTGGTTTCCCAGCAGTTATACTCTCTATAGCTAGACTAGACCAGGTCAAGTCACTAAGGTACACCAGCTCAAGCTAAACAGAGTAAGGAAGATTCTGAAAGGTGGAAGCATTAGGAGCAACTGATCTCCATGTCTTTTGAGCACTGACCACAACAAACGGTTCAACAGCTCTCACAAGTGCTCCAAACACACTCATTCCAAttcacaacaaacaaaaaatgtttacacaagagaatggaaaaattaGTCAAGTCGAACAGATAGGTTAGTGCTGAAAAACTTCAAGGCCAACTTGCATACATTTTTGCTCAGAGTTAACAAATACAACAGCTTTGTCTAAGGAACAGCTACAGCAACTGTCCAACtgtcctcctcctgcacagcccgTCTTACTTTTTGGGTGAATGATACTTCACAGCCAGCATTCCAAGGCAAAATACATCAGAGGGACAGGTTCAAATTGCAACTAGCAATTAAGAAAGAGGTAAGAAATGCATGAACCTCTCTACCTAGAACAGCCACAGGAAAAAAGTCAGCCTATGCTTCTAAAGTGGCCTCACATTGCGGCATTTGACAAAATATGGTgggaagcagctgcagacaAATTTACAGCTCTTctagaagaaaaactaaaaattcTGATGCAAaacttctgctgaaaaaaaacaaaacaatactagTTCTACTGATTACTGCTTGCTTAATTTGCTTGCACCTTGAAGTCCCCTTAAAAGAGGAGTGACTAGCAAGACAAGGGATTGTACCCTCCTCTTTGCCCTCGTGAAGCCCCATCTGCTTCCAGGCCTGTAGcttccagcacaggaaggatgcagagctgctggaacaggtctaaagggccatgaagatgatcagagggctggcaCACCTCTCCtctgaagaaaggttgagggagttggactcattcagcctggagagggcTCCTGGGAggcctcattgtggccttccaatacttgagaGAGCTTACgaacaggagggagactgactttttacatagGCAGATAGCAATAGAACAAGAGGAAACAGCtctaaactaaaagaggggagacttaggttggatgttaggagatttttcactcagagggcagtgaggtggtggcacaagtgctcagagaagctgtgggtgccccatccctggaggcgctgaaggccaggttggacggggccctgggcagctgagctggtgtgtggcagccctgcccatggcatgtTGGGAACTGGACAGGCTTCAAGGTCACTTCCATTACAAGTTATTATGTGAGCCTACAATTTTAACCTCCCCTTCTTAGGAAAAATGATCATGAATCTGGCCTTACATCAAGTCAGATCAGCTGGCTTCTGTCCATTTCTCTATATCTCCAGTGCTCAGGCTTTGTATGTGAATCTTGCATGAAACTGACAAAAGATCTGGTATGGATAGCAGATACAAACTGTTCTTCCACAATCAGGCAAAGTAAATGTATCCTATCTTGGATTTcgaataaaaaaaaaaaagagaaaggggcTCCCCACAAAAGGTCATTACAGTCTTACAGACTAGCTGGGATATTTCACCTCAGCTGCAACTTATGACACAGCCTGGGACACGTGCTGAGGCCACTGACACTTTCTAACTTTGTATTATGTCCCAAGTATTCTTTACACTCAGCTCCGAGGTAGGAGATGTTGTCTTGCAGGACTGAGTCATTGCAAAATACCTAATGTGATTATTAAGATAAAAAAGGGTTATTCTTCAACATTACATGGTTTGCTACCATGATTGTGTGCTATCATGGGAGCACACATATCTCTAACAAAGACACAGCAATGCTACTAGACATAAAAAGTCACTACTTCATTTCCATTCCAATGTTTCAACCaagacattttttcctcctactttCAGGAAAGCCAAGTGTAGCCTtttgcaaagggagaaaaagtgaTGGATGTTCCTGCAGCCACAGGATCGGAAAAGCCCTGTTAGCAATTCTGTGTTCCAGATGAGATAGCATGCAGTAAGACTTCAGAGGTGAGCACACCTGATTGCTGTACAGTCATGCAAATGCAGTGATGATTGCATACAAAATGTGCTAATTTATTTGGTTACCgataaaagcaaaattttgaaaattagCCTTTAATCTTGTCCTTAATCTCAAATTGAGATCACTTAAAGATACTCCCGGTCTGCCACCTCAGCAGCCTTGGAGTCAGCACCCAAACTGCTGAGACAGGGCGTTATTTTAAAGgactgctgctgcacaaagcacGAGTGAAGGAGTAGCACAGGTCTGTCAAGTTTGGAAGTGGAGGGACAAGGAGCAGGATCTGGAGTGAAGAAACAGGAAGATGGCCCAGCAGGAGGGACTTGGCACTTTTACAGCAGAGCCACTAATGAGATGCTGTTcaacaggcttttttttttttttttccttctatgtcATTAGGAAGTTCCTACAGCTTTTAGTAGAGCACTTGACAAAGCTGTGGACAGGAAGAACAGCTCAAAGACAAACACCCTCGCACAGAGTAGCATTATCACAGCAATGAGCAACCCAAGGTGAAACTCAGCTCTCCTCTTGCAGCAGACTTGGTGCTTGTGATGCAGGACGGGTTGCAGCCATGTTCAGCCAAGCCCTGCCGGCACATAAGGGAGCCAATTCTGACCACCCATATGCCACCCCAGCCGccaacagcactgcacagaactgAATGAAGAACTTAGATCTGTATACAATGTAACCGCAAGCGGGAGCAGGCGGCACCCTGCTTCTTTTGCCTATTATTACTACAGCTTGCGCTGATCGGTACATGACCAGTAGGAACCTACTAAACCAGGTGTGAATGCACTTCACTCCTTATTTGTTCTCCGACATCACATAACACAGTGATCTTTCACTTAAACACATGGACTTTTCCTGCTCAATCTATACTCAACTGGAGGCAAAGCATACCAGCTACAGAGAGCACATGCACCTTCCTGCTCTTCCAGAACATCCTGACTCTGAAAACtacttcctctgctgctgccaggaaagTGAAAAACTTCCATCCCAAACAGTATTACATTTAATATTTCTTAAGTATGTTATAAATTTATTCAACTTCTACATCCAACCCAAAGTTCACTGGATGCTGTTGACGGGACTTGTGAAATAAACCCAATGGATGGTATCTGACCAGATGCAGTGGTATCTGGCAGAAGGCCAGAGGGGTTCACCTGTTACATTTGATACAAATCAGTCATTACTTATTTTCTACAATTATTTGTCTTACCTTTTCTAGTATGAAgggcataaaaaaacaaaacactaaactGTTTTCTCCATTACTTCATAGTGCATCCAGATTTCTGAGTATCAAGTCGACCTTTCTATTCCTTCAGCTTCTGCATCCATTACTCTgccttttcatagaatcatggcaTAGCTGGGTTGAAAAAgcaatgatcatgtagtttcaaccccctgccatgtgcagggtggccaaccaccagaccaggctgtccagagctacatccagcctggccttgaatgcctccagggatggggcatccctCTACCTCTGACATCTTCTTCAGTAGTCAGTGGACTGCTCGGAGAATTTCTGCACTTGAAAGAATGACATGGACTCAAATCATTCCAAATGGGTccaaaattaataataataaaaaataagttgggaaaaaaaaatgtacagagcagcttttcttcttctaaattGTACAGAACCtttgacaaatggcagcagcacaggaataCCTACCGGCAGTCCTAACAGGGAGTAGTTCAAACCATAAGAACAATATAAGCTGGAAACTTGATTTTTAAGGGAAGCAAAATTGAAGCAGCGCAGCCATCAATCATTTTGTGACtgtttagtttttttcttttttgtaattcAGGCTGATCACGCagattcctttctctctgcacTACAGAACATGAAGCTGTGAAATGCCATTCAGATGGAAAATTTTTTTGTATTGGAACCTCCACATACCTGTAACGTGACTGGGAGAGGTGAGTCTAGCTGGTGTGTTGCAACAAACAAAGGCAAAGTGCACACCTTTCTGAACTCAGAATTCGTCAGGTAAGTGGAAATGCTGGTTTGCAAGCCAACTTAGACGCAAAAGAAACTTACAGATCACTTACGATGTTTTCTACAAGCAAAAACTCTGAAAGATAATAAACTTTCACTACAGAAAGGTAAATGGAGGCTGGGCAGTTCAATGTAAATTTTGCAAGAccttaacatttttcttctgtactaCAAGCATATTTCTTaacagaaaggcaaagaaaggatTTAGGAGCAATGCTTTTTGTGAAAATACAAAGCTGCTTACCTACTTAGCTCCTACGTTTTCTACTTCCAGGAAAACTTAAGCGTGACTGATTTCACATTTCTGTGAGCAGTTTTGCTATCAGTAGTCACCTATCTGAAGAGTATTGCACCCTTTCAGTAGCACTTGGGCTGGCTGCCAAAGCATCTGCTGAAAAATCCTCATCCAGTCTTGCTCCCCAGGACAGTTCCAGGTGCCTGTCCAGGCCAGCAGAAAGCACATGCCAGCCCAGGCCAACTCATCTGGCTACTGCATCTGGCAGCCTGGGTGCCACCAATAAGCCAGCTGCCCAGGCAAGCTCTGGttcttcttcctgctgctcGCCACCCCTGGGTCAAAGAAAGAGTGGCTGAGAATACAGCATCACGAAAGATTACAGCCTTTTGAAAAGCAGGGCTGTATCAGGGAAGCGCTGTAAGAAGAGCAATGTGGGGAGGTGGCATGGGAGTAAGCAAGGTGCGTTTCCTTGGGCTTGCATGGATAAATAGGATGTCCTAAAAGACACCTCACACTCAAGCCAACCACATAATCAAAACTTTACAAAGCAGGGTCATTACCTATAATAAGGCAGACAAGCAGTTCGTTAGCCATGCTTTCAGCATGATGAAAACTGACCTTAGCCCTTTTCTATTCACAAAGACATCTCATCACAGAGCTGCCTTAATACTAGACTATGCGTCACCAGCTCATCCCTGGAAGATACTGGGAAACAGAAAGCCAAATAACTTGTAGTTTAAACAGTACCTGAaattcttatatttttattaaagttgTTCAGttaaaaagacaacaaaattgTAATTGCTTCAGTGTACAGACTGCAGTagacatttctctttcttgacCTGAACCAACTCTTACTATTCCAGTTCAAAACATGTACATGCTTAAAACACAACCAGGCCAATTGCTGGGCAGAACTGAATCCCTCCAAGTAGAAATAAGCTCCAGTTCCCTGTGCCTGCTCTAACCCTACCCAAGCCGTGTGTCTTCTGATGTCTTTACCAAATCAGAGATTTCCAGCTCTACAAACAAGACCCCATTTTCACGACGTTTGGAAGATCAGCCACAAACACCACTTTCACGGCAGAGGCTTACAGAATTctagcagtgctgctgtttgggaAGGCCTGCAGTACTTCTTACTCTTAGGCTCTGGAGGATTCCCATTAAGCCTCGTTGGTAGCGAGCGTAACTTTTTTagacaaaacaaattattttgtttttttctttttaatacatataGTTCCTGACTGATAACTCAACCTCCTGACCAAAGCCACTGCGACCAGCCACCAGCCCTAATCTGTTGTGTCTCACTCATCCCCAAGTCCAGAACACGGGGTTCCctcagcacagctgaaacacGTTTCTCAAGGTACAAAACGAGCTCTACACTCCTGCTTCTTGTCTTAACCTCTTTCCCTCCACTCACCCACCAACAGCCTGAAAAACTGACTGCTGAACTCCCAACGAGAGCAAGCTTTAAAGCTAAACTTCACCAAGACTCCCAAGCCCCCACACAACTCCTCACTTCCTCCTCCACAAGCCGCCTTCCCCCGCCACACTAGCCTAACTCCTGGCGCAGCAATCTGAGCCCCAAGGAGACAAGAAGGCGGCCGCGCCGGCGGGGAGGAGCGGCCCGCGGGCGGAGAGGCCCACGGCGGTGCGTCCGGCGGTGCCGCGGCCCTCCacagggcagcacaggggcCGCCGCCCGCGCCGCGCGGCCTGCCCGCGCTCCCGCCCGCCACTCACCAGGATGCGCTTGAAGAGTGCGTTCTCTTTGGGCGGCAGGCTGACCGACGGCATGGTcccgccgctccgctcccgccGAGGGGCTCCGGGAGGGGTGGGGGGCGGGCGGGCCGCGTCCCGTTCCCGCTGCTCGCTCGCCGCCGCCGGGAGCCTTCCCCTCCGCCAGAGCCTGGCCGCCGCCTCCCCACCCCCGCCGGCCCGCCCCGCGGCTGCCGCGCTCTCTGTCCGCCGGCCacgggcccggccccgcgcgccCGCCGGGCTGGGCTGCCCCGCGCCGAGCCCCGGGCGGCGCTCACGTGGTCACGGAGCAGGCCGGAGAAGCGCCGCCAAAATGGCCCCCGCGCGCGGCTTCCCCAGCCGGGTCACTGCGTCCAGCGCGCATGCGCCGCGACCCCgcgccggccccgccccgccccgcccggtgAGTCACGGCGAGGGGCCGCCGGTCGGGAAGCGCCTCTCGTGGGGGGGAGCTCAGTTCTAAGCCCGGCACTCAGCCCGGCCGCTCGCCGGCCTTGAGGAACGCGCCGTTCCTTGCGGTCGCGGCTGCCCACGCACGCCGCTGTCGTACCGCTCGGCCCAGCAGCCCGCAGAACCGGTTCCGTGCCCGGCGGAACGTGTGGGCCCCGCCAGGCCGATAGGGGGCGCCCTTTGGCGCAGCCTGTGGAGCTGCGACCGCCCCGCGGCTAGCGGACAAGATGGCGACGCCGCTGAGGGCAGCGAAGTGGCTGCGGCTGGCGGGTGGCGGGCCCGGCCTTGGTGAGCGGCGGCAGCGGGCCGACGGGGTGTCAGTTTTGGCCGCTTAAGAGTCCTTGCGCCGCTCGTGAACGTTACCGGCAGGGCTTCGTTGTGACCCGCGTCCTGTAGGTGTACCTGTCAGCTTTGCGGCTGGAGCTGCGGCAGCCTGCGGTCACGCTTCTCCCCTTCCTCGCTTAGTTTTGAATCGTTTCACATTGGGATGCTGCGCTGCCCCGAGGCGGTGATGCCGGCCTGGGGAGGGTCCGAGGTGTCCGTGTTGGATTGCGGGTGGGAAGCTCACATGGGGCAGCGAGACGGCAGTGCGAATAGATTTACTCGGTTGTATTACTGAGAGTAATTGGCTCGGTAGTTTGAATGTGAAGCAATGCTAACGTGTTTTAAATCTTCTGCCTTCGCAGCTCTGACTCGTTCTGCATTTTTTGCAAAGAAGCCTACTTACGACCGACCAAACTGGCTTGGAGTTGGCTTGGCTTTCACCACCACTGCTGCCCTGTGGGCTTTCGTAAGTGTTTGCGCTTGATTTTGTTGAACTTAGCCATTTCCAGATTGTGGTGATCTGAAGACGATAGCTGCAACCTCCTAGTTGTGGTAATGGATAACTGTAGCAAGTGTCAAGACTGAAGTATGATGTGTGGATTACTTATGCCTTACCAGGTCCATGTCACAATTCACTGTGTAAAAGCAGTTGGGCTTGATGTTGGAACAAGCAAGATGTAGTTTCTTTCATGAGGAAATATAAAGGATAAGCAGCACGCGTGAGGACCGTAATCTCCAGGGCAGGATGTATCTCTCCTCTTCTTGGTCCCCCAGTTCATTCTTGGGGTGGGGTGGGttgagagcaagaaaaaaaattggcCAGCAAAAAATCATAGAACCCTTTGAATCTGAAGGTACTCAGGTATCAGAAGGTATCTGGAAGCCCACCTGGGCCCACCTTTCTGCTGTGGGTGGGATGCACACCCACCAACTGAGGCTGCCTGgggacccatccagcctggaactaaacacttccagggatggggtatccactgcttctttgggcagcctgtgcctgtaTCTTGCCATCTGAAAAGTtgcttcctaacatccaacctaaacctgtCCCTGCGGAGGGGAGGGAGGTGTCAAAACCATGTCTTCCTGGCCAATTGATAGTATACACCTAATTTACCCTTTATCCTCCCAATTCCCAATAATTATTAGTTGGCTTATGTTCTGATCATtagaatttaatttttcaggaaaaagtGGTCAATTTCCTTTGGTCTGTTGTTCCAGTTGTGTGCTGTATAGCCATTTAACATACATTGCTCTTACAGCTTTTCAAGCAACATAATGAAGATGTAATGgaatatgaaagaagaaaacaagagggaCAACATAAGTGTACAGGTTGTTCATAGTAGGTATGCACACATTGGTACTTTTGACATAGATAACTAATAATTCTGCTGATCTTTGCCTTAGATTAATTATCAGCATCTCAATTGCtggcttttttccccatagtattttctttaatgttttgtcTTGGCTTTTTGCTGCTTACTTACTCCACTCCAGTTTCACAATGATAAAGCGACAGATAttcatttgtgtgtgtgttgactGCTTGCTTTTTGCCTTAGAAACACGGATGTTGAGAAAATAACCAGTCACGTATTCGGTGTGATAAATTTAGATCCCAAAGGAATGCCTTTCCAGTGCTTTTTAGTGGCAAGGCTGCTAAAAATAGTTTATAGTTGAGTAGTGTGGGCCATTTTCCTTAGTTTTGATTGTGTTGCAAGTAAGAAAATGATACAAAGTCAGTACCTATAGATACGCATTATTAAGTAAATCATACCCATAAGATTGTCACTGTCATTATTGATATTAAAAAGTCACCAACGTAACTGTGGTTCTACCAGCTGGAGGTTTTATGGAGGGCTGTAGCCTCAGAGCAATGGAAGTGTTATTTGTAAGAAGTACTTCAAACTAATGCAGGAAGCCTTGTAGCATTGtagttgtttttctgtgtggCTAAAAACCTAGAATGCTGTGAGACCTTTCTGCCTGACTTCATTGTATGGATTTTCCTTGTTGCtaagggtttttttccccccctctttctTAGGTTGACCAAATGTTCAATAAGAAACACCATCGGCTGCGTCCTGTGAATTAAGGAGCACAGCAGACCTATCTAAAAGTACTTAAACCCTTATCTGTTCGTACATTTCGTTTGTGAGCTTATAAAATAAAGCGTGGAAGAAGCTTCTGAAGACTTCTCTTGCCATTTGTGTTTTATTCTACCGGCTTTTGTGAATTGTTTTCTGATGGCATTTACGTATTTCatagctctgaaaataatgttgataaAGTGCGTGGTTTTCTGGAATGCGTATTACAAAGTCAAGCATCCCTTAAGCGACAGTCCAACTAGCAAGGAGCAGTGTGCTGAAGGCACGCTAGTCAGCATCTCATGGATCGTGCTGTGACTTCGTGGTgtttctgaaaggcagcagcaggtgagtgcttgcagggctgtgctgtgggtgtAGCAGAGGAAAGGCAGGAGTGGGCTCGTGCTGGCTGTCATTGCTCACTGCTCTAGCGCTGTCTCACCGTTCCCCTGGTGAGATGAACAGCTGCAGTTCCTTCTGCCTTCCGAGTGCTTAGCCCTGCACTTGCTATAAGTCAAGGTCAGGCAAGGACAAAGGGAATAAAAATGGAGCAGTGACAACGGCGCTGCCTGCCTGTATGGGAGGGGAGAGCCAGCTGCACTACTGTGACCCTGAGGTGCCCGTGAGGGTGGGCTGGAAAGGTCTTATGGCCGTGATTTGCTTCCTGAGAGATGTGACCGCCTAAACGCTGAACCTCTTTGCCAGCGTTCAGCCTGAAAgccctttgcttttcattgGGGTGGTTTCTCCAGCTTGTTTTGCAGGAGCGCGTGGCGACGAGCGCTTTTAAACAAGGCTCTGCTTTAGCAAACGAGTAACTTCACCTCCATCCCTCGACAAGGCTGTCCCAGGGCTCTTCCGCGCCCCGCACTGCCGCTAATTGCGGCCGGGCCGTGTGAGCGCCGCGCTCGCCCAGGTGCAGAGGCACGCGTCCGGGGGCGGGCCGTGGGATCGCTCCGCCTTCAGTGCGGCAGGGGCGGGCGGATCGCTGCCCGTTGCGGTGCCGCCGCAGAGCCTGTAGCCCCGCTCACGCCGGAGCCATGTACCTGTGCAGGGCCGCCTCGCAGGCGCTGGCCGCTCGCCTGAGCCGGGCGCCCTCGGCCGCCAGCCGCCTCAAGCAGCGCGGTACGTGCGGGCGGCCGCGGCGCTCGGCCCGCGCCGGGCGTGGGGAGGGGTCAGCGGGGCGGCGGGGGACGCGTGAAGGTCGCGGTCCGGTAGCGGGGCTCCGCCGGGCGAGGACGGGAGGGCTGGTGGGGCGGGAG
This DNA window, taken from Excalfactoria chinensis isolate bCotChi1 chromosome 4, bCotChi1.hap2, whole genome shotgun sequence, encodes the following:
- the NDUFC1 gene encoding NADH dehydrogenase [ubiquinone] 1 subunit C1, mitochondrial, coding for MATPLRAAKWLRLAGGGPGLALTRSAFFAKKPTYDRPNWLGVGLAFTTTAALWAFLFKQHNEDVMEYERRKQEGQHKCTGCS